The nucleotide sequence CGTCCTACCTGGGTTGATATATAATGGGCAAGATACTGATCGGGAGCAAAAATGATCTCGTCATCCTTCTGAAAAGCATCCCGGACGATCCGCTCGGCATTCCCTGAAGTGCAGCAGACATCACACTCGGCTTTCACGTCAGCCGTTGTATTTACATAACACAGCACCTTCGCCTTTGGATGCTCTGCCTTTAATTTCCGGAGCTCTTCGGCGGTAATCATATCCGCCATAGGACAGCCCGCCTTCCTGTCCGGGATGAGAACAATCTTTTCCGGCGAAAGTATCTTTGCCGTCTCCGCCATGAAATAGACGCCGCAGAATACAATGACATCCGCAGTGGTCTTTGACGCCTGAATGCTCAGCCCCAGAGAATCCCCCACGTAGTCCGCAATATCCTGGACTTCGGGAATCTGGTAGTTGTGCGCCAGAATGACGGCATTTCTTTCTTTTCTTAAACGGTTGATCTTTTCAACAAGTTCCATGTAAAACCTCTTCGATAACCCCTCCCCCCAGAACACGGTCATTCTCATAAAAAACCACGGATTGACCGGGGGTAATTGCTTCCTGTTCTTCGACAAATATTACTCTGAGCCTGTCGTTCTCGGCTGTTACATCGCAGGGCGCCTCTTTTTTCCGGTATCTGATCTTTGCATACACCTGCCGGGGCCAGGATTCAGCAAGCATGTTCATATCTCCGGCGAGAAGCCCCTTTGCCTTTAAGTCTTTCTTTTCACCGACGACAATACGGTTTTCATCGGGATCAATAGACACAACGTACAACGGTGTTTTATGACTGATACCCAGACCTCCCCGCTGGCCGATAGTGTGAAATATAATT is from Deltaproteobacteria bacterium and encodes:
- the nadA gene encoding quinolinate synthase NadA, coding for MELVEKINRLRKERNAVILAHNYQIPEVQDIADYVGDSLGLSIQASKTTADVIVFCGVYFMAETAKILSPEKIVLIPDRKAGCPMADMITAEELRKLKAEHPKAKVLCYVNTTADVKAECDVCCTSGNAERIVRDAFQKDDEIIFAPDQYLAHYISTQVGRDFISWKGYCPTHVKILPEDIAMKRALYKDAEVIVHPECPASVTSLADKVFSTEGMCRYVSASEAKEFIIGTEVGILHRLKKENPGKFFYPVSERATCPNMKLTTLEKVLWSLEEMQYEVTVPPEITEKAKRSLQIMLDH